TCGAGCGCATCCATCGCAGCAACCTGGTCGGGATGGGCGTCCTGCCGCTCGAGTTCAAGCCCGGCCAAAACCGCGTGTCGCTCGGACTCACCGGAATGGAAACCTATTCGATCACTGGCCTCAAGACCGGCCTGAAGCCGCGGCAGGTGGTCAAAGTGCGCGCCGAAGCGCCGGGCAAGACGATCGAGTTCGACGCGATTGCCCGCGTCGATACGCCCGAGGAGGTCGAGTATATCCGCCACGGCGGTATCCTGCCGTTCGTGCTGCGCGATCTGCTGCACGCATAGACTGAGCGCCGCACCATGCATCCGGCTCGCAGCTTTCATCCGGCCGGGGCCTTAGCCCTTAAGCCGGCCTTATGGTAATCTGGCGGCGTTCGGGGCGAACCCAATAGCCCTCAAAAGGTTGTGTCATGTCGGGTCATTCCAAGTGGAGTTCGATCAAGCATAAGAAGGCCCTTACCGACTCGAAGCGCGGCAAGGTCTTTACCAAGCTGATCAAGGAAATAACGATTGCGGCGCGGCTCGGCGGCAGCGATATCAACGCGAATCCGCGACTTCGCACCGCGGTTACGATCGCCAAGAAGCAATCGATGCCCAACGACAACATCGATCGCGCGATCAAGAAGGGCACCGGGGCGACCGGCGCCGACGCGCTCGAGGAAATCACCTACGAAGGTTATGGGCCCGGCGGCGTCGCAATCATGGTCGAAGTGTTGTCGGACAATCGCAATCGAACCGTCGCGGAGATCCGGTTTATCTTCTCACGACGCGGCGGGAACATCGGTGAGACCGGATGCGTCGGCTGGATGTTCAAAAAGCGCGGCGTAATCGGGATCGAGAAATCGGCAATCGACGAGGATAAGCTGCTCGAGATCGCGCTGGACGCCGGCGCGGACGACGTCACCTCGGACGACGACACGTTCCAGGTGCTTACTGCGCCGGAGCATTTTGCGACGGTGCGCGACGCGCTCGAAAAATCCGGGCTCGCGATCGCGCATTCGGAATTGACGCGGATCCCGGAGAATACGGTCGCGGTGTCGGGTCATGCAGCCGGGCAGGTGTTGAAGCTGATGGAAGAACTTGAGGACCACGACGACGTGCAGAATGTCGCGGCCAATTTCGACATCAGCGAGCAAGAGATGGCGCAATTCTCGGCGGCGTAGCGGCCGCGCGGGCGGCGGAGGTGGGGTATGCGCGTACTCGGGGTGGACCCCGGGAGTGCGGTTTGCGGATACGGAGTCGTCGAAGGACGCGCCGGAAATCCGCAGTTCGTCGCGGCAGGCACGATTCGATCGACGATGCTCGCGCCCGGTCCCAAGCGGCTTCATCGGATTCACGATCACCTGCTCGCGATCATCGACGAGTTCGCGCCCGATTCGTTGAGTCTCGAGCGTCACTTCGTCGCAATCAATGTGCAGAGCGCGTTTCGGCTCGGCGAGGCGCGCGCGATGGCGATGCTCGCGGCGGCTGAACGCAATCTCGAATTTTTCGAGTATCCACCCAACGCAGTGAAGCTCTGCGTCGCCGGCCACGGCCACGCCGACAAGGCGCAGGTCAAATACATGGTGCGCCGCACGCTGAAGCTAGACCCATCGCTCGAATTGGCCGACGATGCCGCCGACGCGCTGGCGGTTGCGATGTGTCATCTTGGCCGCGGCCGCATCCCGAACATGGTCGAGAGCGTCGAGCGCAGCCGTCCGGCCGCCGCGCGATCGCGATCGAAGGTGCATCCGCAATGATTGCGACTCTGTCCGGAACGCTGACGACGCGCGACGCGGGGCGAATCGTGGTCGAGACCGCCGGCGTCGGCTACGAAGTCCTGATTCCGCTCAGCACCTACTACAAGTTGCCGGCTAGCGGTGAGCGCGTCGCGCTCGAGATCCGTCAAGTTGTCCGTGAAGACGCGCTGCTGCTGTACGGATTTTCGAGCACCACCGAAAAGCGATCGTTCGACTTGCTGATGAGCGTGCAGCACGTCGGACCCAAGCTGGCGCTCGCGATTCTCTCGGTGCTCGCGCCGGAAGAACTGGTTGCAGCAATCTCGAAGGGCGACGTCGAACGAATCGACGCGGTGCCGGGGGTCGGTCCGAAAGTCGCGGAACGCGTCGTGCGCGAGTTGCGCGACAAGGTCGGCGATTTGAAACTGGTCGCGCCGTCGTCGCTGCATGCCAACGGATCGCCGCGTCAAGCGAGTCCTGAAAACGCCGCCCCGGCCGGACCGCTCGAGCAGGCCGTTTCGGCGTTGATCAATCTTGGGATGAAACCAATCGAGGCGAAGCACGCGGTTGAATCCGTGGCCAACGCCGACGAAACTACCGCGGGCAACCTGGAAATCCTGATCCGCAAATCATTGGCGGTGCTGCTTGGCGAAAAGTGATCATCAGGAAAGCGACCTCAACGTCCTCGACAACGCCGGCGCGACGGAAGGGCGCGTCACGTCGCGCGTCGCCGTCGAGGACGATCACAGAATCGACCTGGCGCTCCGGCCGCGCGCGCTCAAAGAGTTCGTCGGGCAGGAACGAATCAAAAAAATTCTCGGGATGTCGATCGAGGCGGCGCACGGACGCGCCGAAGTGCTCGATCACGTGTTGTTCGCGGGACCGCCGGGCCTCGGCAAGACTTCGCTCGCACACATTATTGCGCGCGAACTCGGCGTGAACGATCATGTGACCTCGGGTCCCGCGCTCGAGCGCGCCGCCGATCTCGCGGCGATCTTGAACAATCTGGAAGAGCACGACGTGCTCTTTATCGACGAGATTCATCGCCTGCAAAAAGTCGTCGAGGAGAGTCTCTACTCGGCGATGGAGGACTTCGAGTTTCATATCGTGGTGGGCGAGGGGATGGGCGCGCGCACCATGAAGCTCAAGGTCAAACCGTTCACGCTGGTCGGCGCGACGACGCGTTCGGGACTGCTCAGTTCGCCGCTGCGCGATCGATTCGGCCAGCATTTTCATCTCGACTTTTACAATCACGCCGAGTTGTCCGAGATCGTTCGACGTTCGGCCGCGCTGCTGAAGGTCGCGATCGACCAACCCGGCGCCGAAGAACTGGCCACCCGCTCGCGCGGTACTCCCCGAATCGCCAACCGGCTGCTGCGACGCGTCCGCGACTTCGCGCAGGTGAACAAGGCGCCGATCGTCACGCGCGAGATTGCACTGGCGGCGCTGGAGTTGCTCGAGATCGACACGGCCGGATTCGACAAGATGGATCGCTCGATCCTGGGCGCTATTATCGACAAGTTCGACGGCGGTCCGGTCGGCGTCGAAAGCCTGGCGGCCGCGGTCGGCGAGGAATCCAACACGATCGAGGAAGTGTACGAGCCGTACCTGCTGCAGGAGGGCTATCTCGCGCGCACCTCGCGCGGACGGGTCGCGACGCAGCGCGCGTATACGCATCTCGGACGCACGCGCCGCGGCACCTTGTTCTAGTCCAGTCTCAAATCCTCGCTCGGTTCGCGGCAGAATCACGAGATTCGATTTGTTAGGATCGTTCGATGGCGAAAATTTACGTGCTGCAGCATCACGCGGTCGAGAATCTCGGCAGTATCGCCGACGCGCTCGAAGGCGCCGCGCTCGCGTGGCAATACGTGCGGGTTCATGACGGCCAGCCGATTCCCGCGGAGATGAAAGGGGCGGGCGGTCTCATCGTGATGGGCGGTCCGATGGGCGTTTATCAAACCGACCGCTATCCGTTTCTCCGCGAGGAGATGGCGCTGATCGAGGATGCGATCGAGCACAATCGGCCGGTGCTCGGTGTATGCCTGGGCGCGCAGATCGTCGCGGCGGCTCTAGGGGCAAAAGTTGATCGCAATCCGCGCGGCAAGGAAATCGGATGGCATCCGATTCGGCTCGAGCCCGCTGCGCGCGACGATCGCCTGATGCGCGGCCTGCCTGAAACGCTCACGCCGTTTCACTGGCATGGCGACATTTTCGATCTGCCGGCGGGTGCGGTATCGCTCGCATCGTCGGACAAGACTCCGTGCCAGGCTTTCCGCTACGGCGACAAGACCTACGCCCTTCAGTTCCACTTCGAAGTGACGGATGCGAGCGTGCGCGCGATGGCGGATGCATTCGCGAAGGATTTGCAGCGCGAGAAGATCGCAGCCGCGGAAATGATCGCGGATTCAGATCGATACGCCGCGCCGCTCGAGCAAATCGCCGATACCGTGTTTTCGCGCTGGGCGTCGCCGATCCAGGGTACCTGAACGGCGGGTTTGCACTCAAATGCCTAGGCGTTTGCCGGCGTCCCAGTGCTCGCGCGATTCGGCGTGAAGCGCACCGGCATGTGCTTGATGCCCGCGACGAAGTTCGAGCGCAATCGCTCGGTCGGCCCCGCGAGTTCTAGATCGGGCATCCGCCGCAGCACTTCCTCGATCATCACGCGCAACTCGAGCCGCGCCAGATTGACGCCGATGCAGAAATGCTCGCCGTGCCCGAACGCGATGTGATCGTTGGGCGTGCGCGTCACGTCGAAGGTGTCGGGATGCGCAAAGATCGCCTCGTCGCGATTTGCCGACGCATTCCAGATCACTACTTTCTGGCCGTCGCGGATTTTCTGCCCACGCAGTTCGCCGTCCCTCTTCGCGACGCGCATGATGTGCGTCACCGGACTGGTCCAGCGCAGAAATTCCTCGAGCGCGACCGGCAACAATGCCGGATCATTCCTTAACTTCGCCCGCTCCGCCGGGTTTTCGATCAGCGCGAGAATCCCGCCTGAGGTCGCGTTGCGAGTGGTCTCCTGTCCGCCGATGATCAGCAGGAAACAGTTGAACAGCACTTCGAGGTCGGTGAGTTTCGCGCCGTCCACGTCGCCGTGAATCAGCGCGCTGATCAGGTCCTCGCCCGGATTCACCCGCCGCTCCGAGATCCACTTCGAGAAGTAGCTGAAAATTTCGGCCTGCGCCGCCATCCCGGTTTCAGCCGCTGAACGGCCCTGCTGATACTCGGGATCGTCGGTGCCGATCGACTGGTTGCCGATCGTGAACATCAGGTCCCAGTACTCAGCCGGGATACCCATCATGTCGCAGATGACCGCAGTCGGTAGCTTCGCGGCGACATCGACGACGAAATCGCATTGGCCCTTGCCGATCACGTTGTCGATCACGCCGGTGGTGATTTGCTTGATATGCGGTTCGAAGAGGCCGACCGCGCGCGGCGTAAGCCGCCGATTGATCAGCGAGCGGATTTTTCCGTGGCGCGGCGGATCGGTCATGATCATCATCTGGCCGAAGCCCGCCTGCTCCGCGCTGGCGTCCGCGCCGACGGTCGTGAACTGCAACGAGATGCCGCGTTCGGAGCTGTAAGTGTCGGGGTCATGATAGACCTTGAGCGCATCGTCGTAGCGGGTGACCGACCAGAAGCCTTGGCCCGGCGCACGCTCCTGCCAGAACAGCGGCGCTTCGGCGCGCAATGTCCGCCACGCCTCGTACTGTTCGCCGCGCACGAAAAGATCGAGATTGTTTAAATCGATGTCGTCGAGTTTCATGGGAATCCTCGTCAAGGACAGGCGATCCTAGCGTTTATCCCGATGGCTGTCATTGGGCGAGTAAGCGGGGCGGGTTAAAAGGGAAACCGAAAAAAAGAGTAACCGCAGAGCTTTTCCGTCATCCCGAGCGGAGGCTGCCGGAGTCGAGGGATCTCGATGCCGGCGATCCAGCACCCTCACCGCCGTCGTCGCTGCGCGCCTCGGCCGCCTCTCCCGCAACAGAGCGGGCGAGGCACAGGGCTCCGGCAGCCTGCGCCAGCCGAGCGATGGTGCTGACTATCAACCTTTCGGCAGCTTCAGCACGCGCTCGCCGATGATGTTGTGCTGAATCTCGCTCGAGCCGGCCGCGATGGTGAATGCGCGCGCTGCCAGCGTGCGATTCATCCAGCGCCCGCCCTCGACCGCGCCGAGACTGCCCGGCGCGAGCGCGCCGTATGGCCCGAGCATCTCATCGGCGAACATCGCGACCCGTAGATTCAGCTCGCTTCCAAACAATTTGCCGAAGGAACTCTCCACGCCCGGAAGTTTGCCTTTGAGCTGCGAAGTGAGCGAGCGATAGCGGCTAAGCCGCAGGCATCGCCCCTCGGTCGCGAATTGAGCAAGCTTCTGCCGCACATAAGGATGCGAGGTCGCAGGGACGCCCTGAAACTCGACCGTCTTCGCGAGATCGATCAGCTCGCCGATCGTGCGCTCGACCGGATGCCGCGTGCCGCCCGAGACCCGCTCGTACATCAGCGTCGCGATCGACACTTGCCATCCCGCATTCAGCTCGCCGACCAGATTTTCCTTGGGCACCCGAACGTTGTCATAGAAGACCTCGTTGAATCCCGCGTCGCCGGTGATCTGCACCAGCGGCCGCACCGTGATTCCGGGGCTGTGCATATCCACCAGCAGATACGAGATGCCCTTGTGCTTCGGCGCCGACGGATCGGTGCGCACCAGCAGTACCTGCCAATCCGCGCGATGCGCCAGACTCGTCCACACCTTCTGCCCGTTGACGACGAACGTGTCGCCATCGAGCACCGCGCGCGTCTGCAATCCCGCGAGGTCGGAGCCCGCATTCGGCTCCGAATAGCCCTGACACCAGATTTGCTCGCCGGTGAGCATCTTGTGCAGATGCCGTTTCTTCTGCTCCTCGGTGCCGAGATGCATCAGCGTCGGCCCGATGCGATCGATCGCAAGTTGGTTCGCGCCGTAAAGCGGGAGCCCGAGGCGCAAGGCCTCATCCTGGTAGATTGCCTGCTCGATCATGCTCGCGCCGCCGCCACCCCATTCCTTGGGCCAATGCAGTGCGACGATGCCGTCACGGTAGAGGCGCCGATGGTAATCGAGCAGTTGCGACCAGCGCCGATCGTCGAGCACGTCGAGCTGGTTGGCAGTCGAACTGCTTGGGCCGTCGCCCTTGCGCCCGAACGCTTCAGCCGAATTTTTTTCGAGCGATGCGCGCAGCTTGCCGCGATATACTTCCTGTTCAGGTGTGAATGTGAAGTCCATTTGCTTCGTCCGCTCCTACCGCGAGATACCCGCGCGGCTTCCTAATCGCGCGGTAGAGAAGATTTTTCATCGGCGGGATTTTGCGGCAGTATAGCGCGTTGCCGATAACAGCGTTAACGATGCGTGTGCATGAATCGACGCTCCTTTTTTGCCTCGCCCGCTTTGTTGCGGGAGAGGCCGCCGAAGCGCGTCAGCCGCGAAGCCGACTTCGGGCCGAAGGGCCGAATCGCTCTACGATAGAGAGGCGGGTGAGGGTGCAGTCGTCGCGAGAACAAGTGCCGCAAAGAAGATCCGGGATTCCTCGCGCGTCAGCCACACGCGGGAATGACAAGAAGTGAGGCGGGCGTCGTGATATCGCTCGCGCAAGTCGGACCATCGCGATGCTCGATCGAGATCCCTCGACTCCGGCAACCTCCGCTCGGGATGACGGAACTCTAGATCGTCAGCAGCACCGCGATGCAGAGCGCGAAGCCTGAGAGATAAGTGCCCAACGCTCCGATGAACCGCACCGGATGCGGTTTGGCCAGCGTCGGTGACATCAGGATTCCCGCCGCGTTCAAATAGCGGCACGCGACGGCGATGCCCATTACCCAGAGCACCCACATCGCGGGATTCCGCTCGCCCGCAATCAGAATCAGCACCGCCATCATCGGCGCGTATTCGGCGGTATTACCGTGGGCGCGTATCCGCTTGAAAAATGGATCGGCGGGGTCGGTCGGATAATCGCCCGCCTTGCCGGCTCCTCGAGCCATCGAGACATTCAGGCCAAGCGCGAAGAGCAGCACTCCGAGTAACGCCGTGCACACGATTGCAACCGTCATGAGTGACCTCCTGTTACGAAGCGGGCTCAGCGGCGCATACGTTAGCCGGGTTCGCCGCACAAATACACAGGTCAAATGACGCTGGCTGACGAGTAATCGAAACGCCGATGCCGGATGCTGGCATCAGCAATCCTTTGCTATATGATACGGGATCATCCGAACGGCGCGGGCGAGAGAGCAGGGCGGCGACGCAATCGCTCGCACCGTCAAAATTACAAAGGCGAAGAGCCGAATCAGAGGCAGACAACGACGCAGATGGCCTACCAGTACATCAAGGTTCCGAGCAACGGCGAAAAGATCACTCTTGGCGCCAATCACACCCTCAACGTTCCCGATCGGCCGATAATCCCGTTTATCGAAGGCGACGGCACCGGGCCCGATATCTGGCGCGCATCACAGTATGTCTTCGACAACGCGGTGAAGAAAATCTACGGCGGCAAGCGCGCGATCGCGTGGATGGAAGTGTTCGCCGGCGAGAAACCGTTCAATCAATGGAACACCTGGCTGCCGGACGAAACCGTCGATGCGTTCCGCGAATTTTTGGTGGGCATCAAGGGACCGCTGACTACGCCGATCGGCGGCGGTATCCGTTCGCTCAACGTGGCGCTCCGCCAGATGCTCGATCTCTACGTATGCCTCCGGCCGGTGCGCTATTTCGCCGGGACGCCGAGCCCGGTCAAGCATCCGGAGAAACTCGACGTCGTAATCTTCCGCGAGAACACCGAGGACATCTACGCCGGAATCGAATGGGCGGCGGAATCGCCCGAAGCGAAGAAGGTGATCGCGTTTCTGCGTAACGAAATGGGCGTGAAGAATATTCGCTTCCCGGAAACTTCAGGGATCGGAATCAAGGCGATCTCGCGCGAAGGATCGGAGCGGCTGATTCGCGCGGCGCTGGACTATGCGATTCTCCACAAGCGCAAGAGCGTGACGTTTGTCCATAAGGGCAACATCATGAAGTACACCGAGGGCGCCTTCCGCGATTGGGGCTACGAACTCGTGCGGCGCGAGTACAAAGGCAGGGCAGTGGGATGGGATGACTGCAATGGCAAGCCGCCCGCGGGCCAGATGCTGGTGAAGGACGCGATCGCGGACATCACGCTCCAGCAGGTGCTCACTCGGCCTGAAGAATTCGACGTAGTCGCCACGATGAACCTCAACGGCGACTTTCTATCCGATGCGCTCGCGGCGCAGGTCGGCGGAATCGGCATCGCGCCGGGCGCCAATATCAACTACTTGACCGGTCACGCCATCTTCGAGGCGACTCACGGCACCGCGCCCAAGTACACCAATCAGGACAAGGTGAACCCAGGCTCGCTGGTCCTGTCGGGCGTTCTGATGTTCGAATACCTGGGATGGCAGGAAGTCGCCGACGGGATTATTCGCGGCCTCGAAAAGAGCATCGCGAACAAGACCGTGACCTACGATTTCGAGCGCCTGATGACCGGCGCGAAGCTGCTCAAGTGCTCCGAATTCGGCAAAGCGATCGTGGACAATATGTAATCGCAGTTCTCAGGCGGGGACGCGGTGCATCGATGATCGATGCCCGCGGCCCCGCTGTTTATCCACACTTATCGGCGAAAACCCGCCCTGCGGGACGACGCATTTTCGGGCGGCGTCGTCTTCATCACCGGAGAGAGCGATTCGTTGATCATCTATGCACTGACGGTCTGGGACGATTCCAAAATTTTAATTTCTCTCTACCGGATAGCCCGCCTTGTTCCAACTTTCCATCCCGCCGCGCAGCACGAATACGTCGTCGAAGCCCGCATCTGAAAGGAGTGCCGCCGCGCTCGCCGAGCGCTTCTCGGTCCGTCAGATGGTTATCATCGGCTTTCCGCGCAAGTCACTTAGGTCCGGAAGTCTCGCGGATAGTTCCGCGAGCGCAATGTTGCGTGCGCCCGCGATGTGGCCGAGCGGTCCTCGGAACTCTTCGGCGCTACGTACGTCTATCAGGGCCACGGCTTCGCCGTTCTGCAGCCGATGTCTAAGTGTTGGAGCGTCCGTGAAGCGCGGACCCTTGAGCTTACGAACCAGGCGTGGCAGGAAAGCGACGGTTGCGAGTAGCGCCAAGGCAAGCAGAGCCTTGTGGATTGCCCCGGCCTGCCCGGACGCGGCCTCACGCCCCGCGTAGCCCAGATAGGTATACGCGAGTGCACCCGGCATCATGCACGCGAAGGAGGCGAGCACGTACTCGCCAAGGCCGATTCGCGTCAGTCCGAAGGCGTAGTTCACAATATTGAACGGAAACAGCGGCACCAACCGGACGAACGCAACGAAGCGCCAGCCTTCCTCCTCCACCCCCCGCATCAGCCGCGCCAGTCGTTCACCCGCGCGCATTGAAACCCAGTCGGAGGCGACGTATCGGGCGATCATGAAGGCTAGCGTGGCCCCCAAGGTCGCGCCGATGAGGTTCCATAGGGTTCCCGCTACCGGACCGAACAAAGCGCCGCCAGCCACGGTGAGCAGCGATCCGGGCACGAACAGCACTGTGGCCAAGGCATAGAGCAGAACGAACAAGATGGGAGCGAATCGACCGAAGCGCTGTAGTTCCCGCTCAAGCGTAGTGGCCTGGAGAAATTCGCGATGGAGGGCGAGCCACACAATCGCTGCGACCAGCGTTGCCACCAGAATCAGACGAATGATGAGACTACGCCTATTCATGCCGCGCGCCTCCAGGTGATCGCGTAAGCGCCCGCGGGGCCGCGGAAAGGTTGCAAGAGCATTCGGTCGAGCCACAGTTCGCGCGCCTCGCGGAACTGCTCGATACCGATGGTCATCCCGTCGTGGCCGGCGGCTGGCTGATCGCGATAGGTCCCGAACAGTCGATCCCACCAAGGCAGGTTGAAGCCGAAGTTGCTGTTGGTTTCGTTAACCACGATCGAATGGTGGACGCGATGCATGTCGGGCGTAACCACGAGCCATCGAAGATAGCGATCGAGCCGGACCGGGATGAGAACGTTCCCGTGATTGAGCATCGAGGTTGCGTTTAGCAGGACCTCGAAGATGAGCACGCCGAGCGCCGGTGCTCCCAGCGCCACGACGACGCCGAACTTGATTAGCATCGACAGAACAATCTCGATTGGGTGGAAACGCGCGCCCGTCGTCACATCGAAGTCGAGGTCGGCGTGATGCATCCGATGCACCCGCCAAAGCGCGGGCACCGCGTGGAACATCACGTGCTGGAAGTAGATGGCGCCATCAAGCAGCACCACCGACGCAACGACAGCCATCCAAGGCGGAATCGGCAGGTTGTTGAGCAAGCCCCAGCCGCGCCTTTCCCCTGCCAGCGCCAGACTAACGGCCGTGGCGGGAAGCAGGATTCTCACCAGCGCGCTATTCAGCGCAACGATACCTAAGTTGCTCGGCCAGCGCCTGAGCCTCGAATATGACCTTGTCCGGCGCGGCGCGCGCGCCTCCCACAGCGCCATTGCAGTGAACACTGTGATAAACGCTCCTAAGCGTATGGCAGCCTCGCGAGTCAGCATGGTTGATCTGTTTCAAACATTCAATTAATGTCTTGAATGAGACTAAGAGGTTTCGTTCGCCATGTCAAGCCAGAATCCCAAACGTGCTATGTTCGAACAGTTCGCCGCCGTAGCCCGTACCCTCGGTTCCGCCCACCGCCTCGAGCTGCTCGAGCTGCTCGCGCAGACCGAGCGTAGCGTCGAGGAACTGGCCCGGCTGAGCGGCCTTACGATTGCCAACGCATCACAGCATCTGCAGCAACTCCGCCGCTCTGGACTCGTCGAGGCACGCAGGGACGGGAAGCGGGTGCTCTACAGGCTCGCCGACGGCGACGTAGTCGCGCTGCTCGGCGCTCTGCGCCGAATCACTGAACGCAACGTCGGCGCTGTCGAAAAGGTGCTCAATGGTTACTTTCGAGAGCGCGACAACCTCGAACCCGTATCGCGCAAGGAACTGTTGCGGCGCATGCGGGACGGGCTGGTTACAGTGATCGATACCCGCCCGGCAGAGGAGTTCGCCGCCGGTCACCTGCCCGGCGCGCTCAATGTGCCGCTCCGCGAACTCAAGCGCCGGTTACGGGAATTGCCCCGCGACCAGGTGATTGTTGCCTACTGTCGTGGAACATATTGCGTGCTCTCCTACGAAGCGGTCGCCGAGCTGCGCAAGCGCGGCTTCACGGCCTTTCGGCTTGAAGAGGGATACCCCGAATGGAGGGCCGCCGGGCTACCGGTAGAGCGTCTGACAGCAACCGCCTGAATCGAGGGTCGGGGATTCGGAGGAAACGTTATGCAGCCCTGGGGAACGATGCCCTGGTACGGAATGGTCTTCGGCCCAATCATGATGATCGTCTGGCTGGCTATCCTGATCTTTGTGGCGGCAGCGGTAATCCGATGGCTCCAACGGGGCACTGTCGGCCCGCTCCCGCGCGTGGGAAAACCGGAAGCGTGCCCTGAAAATCCTGGAGGAGCGCTTCGCCACGGGCGAGATCGACAAGGATGAATTCCAGGAGAAGAAGCGCCTGCTTTCGGACTGAATCTCGGCCTCACGATTTGCCGCTGAGTCAGGACGCGTCGGGCGGAAACATCATCTTGCCCGCGTGAAACTCGCGGGCAACAAGATCGATGAAGCCATGGCGGATCGGCCATTCCAAGCGGCTATCTCGCCAATGGACGCGGCCGTCCGGGCCCTCGAATTCATCCGCGATGCTGCGCAGCTCGGCCATCGCCTTGCCGATACGCTCTTGGTCCGCAGCCACCACGGAAATACGGCGCATACGCCCAGTCCAAGCCTGCAGCCGCGCGAATTCGCCGAGATTCACACCCATGGTCTTGGCTCCCGGCACGTAACAGATCGCCGCGAAATCAGCCAGGCTCACCTCACCGCAGAAAAAATTCCGGTCGCCGAGCTCACGTTCCAGCACCGCGAGTAGGCGCCGCAGTTCATCTGCCGCAGCTTGCTTCATCGCCTGAGACTCCGGTGCCTGTTCCCTCAACACCGAGAGCCAGAAGCCGAACCCGACCGCGTCAAAGCTCCGGTCGCACAAATCTTCGATCGTGCGCACCCGCGCCCGTTCGTAGGGGTCTTTCGGATACAGCGGCGGCTCCGGATAAACCTCTTCGATGTACTCGGAGATGATGGTGGAGTCCGTAATCGTTCGGCCGTCATCGAGCACCAGAGTCGGAACCTCGGCGCGAAGGCTGACGCAGCGCAGGTCTTCCTTGCGATCAAGGGAGTAACAGCGCTCGAACGGCTCGTAGCTCACGCCCTTGTAATCGAGCGCCATTCTGACTTTGCGCGCATACGGACTGGTCGCGTACGTGAATAGCTTCATGCTTTCGCTCCTGAGCACGGCACCCGCGGCACTGCCGCACCCGCCGAGGGGTGAGTACTTCGCTCAGGCGCCAGGCCGTTAGCTCCTATGCGGCTTTGGCCGGTACGGATTGATGATAGTCGCGGATCTCCTTGATCTTGCCGTCCACGATCTCCATTACTTCCGCGCCGATCGCCTCAACTCTGCCGCTTCCGGCTCGCGTTCCCGAGAAGAAGGACTCCGCGACTCCGTGGCCGTTGTTGCCCGTGCACACACGCAAATCGCAGTGCGCGTCAGCAAACATGGCGAACTCGCTCTCGTACGATTTGCGCACTTCGGCGCGACCCGCACAGCGCTTGCCTGCCGGGCTAACCAGAACCGGCTCTTCGTGATAGCACGCCATCACTCCTTCGATGTCGTGGCGGTTGAATGCGTCAAAGTAACGTTTGATCAGTTGTTCCTCGGGCGTCATTTTCCTTCTGCCTCCTGCAATTGAGTTAAGCCTTAATCATGCCCCAGCAGCCTTGTACGACTTCTTCAAGCTGCGTGTTCAGTTTTTTGCGCCGTCCCGTGCCAAGCCACGTCAGCGCCACCGCGCATAGAGC
The window above is part of the Candidatus Binatus sp. genome. Proteins encoded here:
- a CDS encoding nuclear transport factor 2 family protein, with product MTPEEQLIKRYFDAFNRHDIEGVMACYHEEPVLVSPAGKRCAGRAEVRKSYESEFAMFADAHCDLRVCTGNNGHGVAESFFSGTRAGSGRVEAIGAEVMEIVDGKIKEIRDYHQSVPAKAA